The [Eubacterium] siraeum genome contains a region encoding:
- a CDS encoding helix-turn-helix domain-containing protein: MTKKEHEKELRCYPAALTAAEVAEILRVSTKTVYKLIKEKSLPAVKVGRENRIAKSQLIDYLRQRERPGSNPKVCFLEKTSEKVWTCAVSCDIVRVGKNKKGVNANECRNHTCSQRTG; encoded by the coding sequence ATGACGAAAAAAGAACACGAAAAAGAATTGCGCTGCTATCCGGCGGCGCTGACCGCCGCCGAGGTCGCGGAGATCCTGCGGGTCAGCACCAAGACCGTATACAAGCTGATAAAAGAAAAGTCCCTTCCGGCGGTAAAGGTCGGCAGAGAAAACCGCATTGCCAAATCGCAGCTCATTGACTATCTACGGCAAAGAGAACGACCGGGTTCGAACCCAAAGGTCTGCTTTCTTGAGAAAACTTCCGAAAAAGTCTGGACTTGTGCGGTGAGTTGTGATATTGTTCGTGTCGGTAAAAACAAAAAAGGAGTGAATGCAAATGAATGTCGCAACCACACTTGCAGCCAGCGTACAGGCTAA
- a CDS encoding relaxase/mobilization nuclease domain-containing protein, translating into MATVNFIPESNQSVSAMKVVIDYCLQQKKVADADSGRRLVSGVNCNGENAFTEFMATKTAHHKKGGMNFYHYVQSFSPGERVTAEQVHEIGLAFAKKAWPGHEVLVTTHTDTAHLHNHFVINSVHYENGKKLRQNPGTLTKLRSLSDGICQQYGLSVLEPYKKDGTNISSREYRAAAKGDSWKFKLMSDIDFVMNRSGNRANFIREMQRLGYQITWTDERKYITFTCPNGMKCRDIRLHDEKYLKEVLEYEFTIRKQQTAEFGNGYAEKEKHADAVRTGADTVSAAGVCDPDRTAQAGEQTAGGRGGISAEAVSVDRTAGDGGGTERPLHPNTEYRGGVYGTDSAGSGDGKPQNGGADAEPRRTGWEKSRAVYFELLRNSFQEYRDVGQHDRETAPKNIENYDSHGGIGSGAVAAGLRGILEAGSIIDSTAEDPEERRKRIEAQENASNLGAVIGLAVGILTAAADSEEDMTAEENDGPTMKM; encoded by the coding sequence ATGGCAACCGTAAATTTCATTCCCGAATCCAATCAAAGCGTCAGCGCAATGAAAGTAGTGATAGATTACTGCTTACAACAGAAAAAGGTTGCGGACGCAGACAGCGGCCGCCGATTGGTGAGCGGCGTAAACTGCAACGGCGAAAATGCTTTCACGGAATTTATGGCGACCAAGACTGCGCATCACAAAAAAGGCGGAATGAATTTTTATCATTATGTGCAGTCTTTTTCGCCGGGCGAAAGAGTGACCGCCGAGCAGGTACACGAAATCGGTTTGGCGTTTGCGAAAAAAGCGTGGCCGGGGCATGAGGTGCTGGTGACCACGCACACCGACACCGCGCATCTGCACAACCACTTTGTCATCAACTCCGTGCATTACGAAAACGGAAAGAAGCTCCGCCAAAATCCCGGCACGCTGACAAAGCTGCGCTCACTCAGCGACGGTATCTGTCAGCAGTATGGGCTGAGCGTTCTCGAGCCGTATAAAAAAGACGGTACAAATATTTCAAGCCGCGAGTACCGTGCCGCGGCAAAGGGCGACAGCTGGAAGTTCAAGCTGATGTCCGATATTGATTTTGTGATGAACCGCAGCGGCAACCGTGCGAATTTTATACGGGAAATGCAGCGGCTCGGTTATCAAATCACATGGACAGATGAAAGAAAATATATCACTTTCACTTGTCCCAACGGAATGAAGTGCAGAGATATACGCCTGCACGATGAAAAATATTTGAAAGAGGTATTGGAATATGAATTCACAATCAGAAAACAGCAAACAGCAGAATTCGGCAATGGATATGCTGAGAAAGAAAAACACGCGGACGCTGTCCGAACTGGAGCAGATACCGTATCAGCCGCAGGTGTATGCGATCCCGATAGAACAGCGCAAGCGGGAGAGCAAACTGCTGGCGGACGCGGTGGAATTTCAGCCGAAGCTGTATCAGTTGATCGAACGGCTGGCGACGGCGGAGGAACTGAGCGACCACTGCATCCAAATACAGAATATCGAGGCGGAGTATATGGAACAGACAGTGCGGGAAGTGGTGACGGAAAACCGCAAAACGGCGGCGCAGATGCAGAACCTCGTCGAACAGGCTGGGAAAAATCAAGAGCAGTTTATTTTGAATTGCTCCGAAACTCTTTCCAAGAGTACCGAGACGTTGGACAGCACGATAGAGAAACTGCGCCGAAAAATATTGAAAATTATGATAGCCACGGCGGTATCGGCAGTGGCGCTGTCGCTGCTGGTCTGCGCGGTATTCTGGAAGCTGGCAGTATAATTGACAGCACTGCCGAGGACCCGGAGGAACGCCGAAAGCGCATTGAGGCACAGGAAAACGCCTCCAACCTCGGTGCCGTTATCGGGCTTGCGGTCGGAATCCTCACCGCCGCAGCCGACAGCGAGGAAGATATGACCGCAGAGGAAAACGACGGACCTACCATGAAGATGTAG
- a CDS encoding MobC family plasmid mobilization relaxosome protein, whose translation MSKQRLRDTTLTIRLTKAEKERIERNAKRAKRSITDYIVSLSLETPIHVAEDVKPLLIELKRIGNNLNQIAAKINSGVFRSYDFQDVVDEQKKIYEQLLEIARKG comes from the coding sequence ATGAGTAAACAAAGACTGCGTGACACCACGCTGACGATTCGGCTGACCAAAGCCGAAAAGGAACGCATCGAGCGAAATGCAAAACGAGCCAAGCGGAGTATTACCGACTATATTGTTTCGCTTTCGCTCGAAACTCCTATCCATGTTGCAGAGGATGTAAAGCCGTTGCTGATCGAACTCAAGCGCATCGGCAATAACCTGAATCAAATCGCGGCAAAAATCAATTCGGGCGTGTTTCGGTCATATGATTTTCAGGATGTGGTAGACGAGCAGAAGAAAATCTACGAACAGCTTTTAGAGATTGCGAGGAAGGGATAA
- a CDS encoding helicase RepA family protein has protein sequence MADEKTKLAVIDGETLMDMKLPPTKFCVDTLLPQGLCILGGASKIGKSWWVLDLCVRIAKGEPMWDLKTTGGTTLYLCLEDTLRRVQNRLLCITDEVPPNAFFATSAGTLSDCLCEQIRNFVKEHPDTVFVAVDTFQIVRNNSIDTSYANDYEEIRILKQLADELGICLLLVHHLRKQGDSDPFNKLTGTTGIVGAVDTAFVLDKSRRNADSATLYCTGRDVEDRQLELRFSKEEFVWKMLGDSMENREMLLPKEMELLVEFMKVQKKYSGSNTEFCERYNEYAGQAVSARGLKRLMNLWEYRLADFGVRFRSHRSNGARLLEIEYFFSAGDDSAVGDG, from the coding sequence ATGGCTGACGAAAAAACAAAACTCGCCGTTATCGACGGCGAAACCTTAATGGACATGAAACTTCCGCCGACAAAGTTTTGTGTCGACACGCTGCTGCCGCAGGGATTGTGCATCCTCGGCGGCGCGTCAAAGATCGGCAAATCGTGGTGGGTGCTGGATCTGTGTGTGCGCATTGCAAAGGGCGAACCGATGTGGGATTTGAAAACGACAGGTGGAACAACGCTGTACCTTTGCTTGGAGGACACGCTGCGCCGCGTGCAGAACCGTCTGCTTTGCATCACCGACGAAGTGCCGCCCAACGCGTTTTTTGCTACCTCTGCCGGAACGCTGTCCGACTGTCTGTGCGAACAGATACGGAATTTTGTAAAAGAGCATCCCGACACGGTTTTTGTTGCGGTGGATACCTTTCAGATTGTGCGCAACAACAGCATCGACACCTCTTACGCAAACGACTATGAGGAAATACGGATATTAAAACAGCTGGCGGACGAACTTGGTATCTGCCTTCTGCTGGTGCATCACCTGCGCAAACAGGGCGACAGCGATCCGTTCAACAAGCTGACCGGCACCACCGGAATCGTAGGCGCAGTGGATACCGCTTTCGTGCTGGACAAGAGCCGCCGCAATGCCGACAGCGCCACCCTCTACTGCACCGGCCGTGATGTGGAGGACCGCCAGCTTGAATTGCGGTTTTCCAAAGAGGAATTTGTTTGGAAAATGCTTGGCGACAGTATGGAGAACCGGGAAATGCTGCTGCCGAAGGAGATGGAACTGCTGGTCGAATTTATGAAAGTGCAGAAAAAATACAGCGGCAGCAATACGGAGTTCTGCGAACGGTATAACGAATACGCAGGACAGGCGGTATCGGCAAGAGGACTGAAACGGCTTATGAATCTTTGGGAATACCGCCTTGCCGATTTCGGCGTGCGCTTTCGCAGCCATCGCAGCAACGGCGCCCGACTGCTGGAAATTGAATATTTCTTTTCTGCCGGTGACGATAGTGCCGTTGGTGACGGTTAA
- a CDS encoding DUF6076 domain-containing protein has protein sequence MAPVVLENKNGSAMLGRRIHFDRMLNFYVTDLFEGLAAGHYSWQCGICHRFFFMETAHKQLYCSTVNPEYGVPCAYVAKNKLNMPKQKKKDGFGYAIWKKRYDSLRNEKHKTNKNLPSARYDIDVCDKAIELAKRHYEEAQIDFDYAQNQYEQDMVLRNLINEAKAALGKK, from the coding sequence ATGGCGCCGGTTGTCCTTGAAAACAAAAACGGCTCTGCTATGCTCGGCCGCCGAATTCATTTTGACCGTATGCTCAATTTTTATGTTACTGATCTGTTCGAGGGGCTTGCCGCCGGACATTATTCATGGCAATGCGGAATCTGCCACCGATTTTTCTTTATGGAAACTGCGCATAAGCAGTTGTATTGCAGCACCGTCAATCCGGAATACGGCGTTCCCTGCGCCTATGTCGCCAAAAATAAACTGAATATGCCGAAGCAAAAGAAAAAGGACGGTTTCGGCTATGCGATTTGGAAAAAGAGATACGATTCTCTGCGCAACGAAAAGCACAAAACCAACAAAAACCTGCCGTCCGCCAGATACGATATAGATGTGTGCGATAAGGCTATCGAGCTTGCTAAACGGCATTACGAGGAAGCACAGATTGATTTTGATTACGCGCAAAATCAGTATGAGCAGGATATGGTTTTACGGAACCTGATCAACGAGGCAAAAGCGGCACTGGGTAAAAAATAA